The following are encoded together in the cyanobiont of Ornithocercus magnificus genome:
- a CDS encoding MBL fold metallo-hydrolase, translating to MTIAATYYGSNGWLFELGNLRVLVDPWLRGRLSFAPGSWLLRGDLLNEEPIPEHLDLLLLTQGLPDHTHPPTLSILPRELPVVGSASAGKVVKNLGFNNVTVLKPGNSTKLAELKIRATAGAPVPNIENGYILEHAQGSLYIEPHGFLDPTVTFCHLDAVVTPMVDIKIPGLGTFIRGCSAAPQLAEFFQPATILASTTGGQISFHGLLSNFLQVRGSVQSTAADIKSAIRCIEPEPGKRYVLIRAS from the coding sequence GTGACAATAGCAGCAACTTACTATGGCTCTAATGGCTGGTTGTTTGAACTTGGGAATTTGCGTGTGCTAGTAGATCCCTGGTTACGTGGTAGATTGAGCTTTGCACCAGGCTCTTGGCTATTAAGAGGCGATCTTCTTAATGAAGAGCCTATTCCTGAGCATCTTGATCTTCTACTACTTACACAAGGCTTACCAGATCATACCCATCCACCAACTCTGTCAATACTGCCTCGTGAATTGCCGGTAGTGGGTTCTGCTTCTGCTGGAAAGGTTGTTAAAAATCTTGGGTTTAACAACGTAACTGTCTTGAAGCCAGGCAATAGCACAAAATTAGCGGAACTTAAAATCCGAGCTACAGCAGGAGCACCAGTACCTAATATTGAAAATGGTTATATCCTTGAGCATGCCCAGGGAAGTTTATACATAGAGCCCCATGGCTTTCTTGATCCCACAGTGACTTTTTGCCACCTTGACGCGGTGGTTACACCGATGGTAGATATCAAGATCCCTGGTTTGGGTACTTTTATACGGGGATGCAGTGCAGCTCCGCAATTAGCTGAGTTTTTCCAACCAGCTACTATTCTGGCTAGTACTACTGGCGGACAGATAAGCTTTCATGGGCTACTAAGCAACTTTCTACAAGTACGGGGCTCAGTTCAGAGCACAGCTGCTGATATTAAGTCAGCCATACGCTGCATCGAGCCAGAACCTGGCAAGCGCTATGTACTTATAAGGGCTTCATAG
- a CDS encoding mechanosensitive ion channel protein MscS, giving the protein MFNFWVPVLPLRFERPLLSLAAALLVWLLLQLLGATLLRRQPWRGLANTSCLSVCITVISLGVGTWLLQLIPAQERLSLLTVSSLHSFLLICGAAWTLGRWRRYFRSRQSLFTDQLPFGLNSREKLFLSDVLDKLLGVSVFVLWLLAVLGMLGVSVTVLVTAGGLGAAAVAFGAQSVVSDSLTGFSLYLNKPFVVGDFIDIPSETLAGEVEKIGWFYTQLRTYDRQPVFIPNAIFGQQSVINVSQIDNRRLIIAFSVTYSDRDRIPAICAELTDRLRHHPLINPAQDLLAVFSGYGASSLDCQLICCATTSNRVDALHLQHDLLLLIGDVVERYGASMPFPTRTLVNGDIIH; this is encoded by the coding sequence TCCCAGTTCTTCCACTTCGCTTCGAGCGTCCGCTGCTTTCATTAGCTGCTGCTTTATTGGTTTGGCTTTTGCTGCAGCTTTTAGGAGCGACTCTTTTACGTCGCCAGCCTTGGCGGGGTCTTGCAAATACTTCATGCCTGAGTGTTTGTATCACAGTAATTAGTTTGGGTGTGGGTACTTGGCTGTTGCAATTGATTCCAGCGCAGGAACGACTAAGTCTTCTCACTGTTTCAAGCCTTCATAGTTTCTTGCTCATATGTGGTGCTGCTTGGACGCTAGGAAGATGGCGCCGGTATTTTCGGAGTCGACAAAGCCTATTTACCGATCAATTGCCTTTTGGGCTGAATTCGAGGGAGAAACTATTTCTCTCTGACGTCCTTGACAAACTTCTAGGGGTCAGTGTTTTTGTTCTTTGGCTATTGGCTGTATTGGGCATGCTTGGCGTTTCGGTCACGGTGCTGGTGACAGCAGGTGGCCTTGGCGCAGCAGCAGTTGCCTTTGGAGCTCAAAGCGTGGTGTCTGATTCACTCACCGGGTTTTCTTTGTATTTGAATAAGCCTTTTGTGGTTGGAGACTTTATTGATATTCCCTCAGAAACACTCGCGGGTGAGGTAGAGAAGATTGGTTGGTTCTACACGCAACTCCGAACATATGACCGCCAACCAGTGTTTATTCCTAATGCAATTTTCGGGCAGCAGTCGGTGATAAATGTCAGTCAAATTGATAATCGTCGCTTGATCATAGCCTTCTCTGTAACCTATAGCGACCGAGATCGTATTCCAGCTATCTGCGCGGAGTTGACCGACCGATTGCGTCACCATCCGTTGATCAACCCTGCGCAAGATCTCCTGGCCGTCTTTAGCGGTTATGGAGCGTCTAGTCTTGATTGTCAACTCATTTGCTGTGCTACTACTAGTAACCGTGTCGACGCATTGCATCTTCAGCATGACCTTCTTTTGCTAATAGGTGATGTAGTCGAACGGTATGGGGCCTCGATGCCATTCCCCACGCGTACATTGGTTAATGGCGATATTATTCACTAG